From Panthera uncia isolate 11264 chromosome E1, Puncia_PCG_1.0, whole genome shotgun sequence, one genomic window encodes:
- the SRRM2 gene encoding serine/arginine repetitive matrix protein 2 isoform X2 — protein sequence MASAPAQSAAGRTTVPGGPRDARGCVLTRFVGRADVQRGPGGVRVAQSEPAAAPEEATRRLCRLSQADRRGEAAAPGPEGLGSVSSGSTSPPRRRRAEAAAAAAGERERWCPPGHGAMYNGIGLPTPRGSGTNGYVQRNLSLVRGRRGERPDYKGEEELRRLEAALVKRPNPDILDHERKRRVELRCLELEEMMEEQGYEEQQIQEKVATFRLMLLEKDVNPGGKEETPGQRPAVTETHQLAELNEKKNERLRAAFGISDSYVDGSSFDPQRRAREAKQPAPEPPKPYSLVRESSSSRSPTPKQKKKKKKKDRGRRSESSSPRRERKKSSKKKKHRSESESKKRKHRSPTPKSKRKSKDKKRKRSRSTTPAPKSRRAHRSTSADSASSSDTSRSRSRSAAAKTHTITLTGRSPSPVSGRRGEGDAPSKEQGTTNTGQPSSPEPSTKQPSSPHEDKDKDKEKSAIRPSPSPERSSAGPEPPAPTPLLAEQHGSSPQPLATTTLSQEPVNPPSEASPTRGRSPPKSPEKPPQSSSESCPPSPQPTKVSRHASSSPESPKPAPAPGSRREISSSPASKSRSHGRAKRDKSHSHTPSRRVGRSRSPTTTKRGRSRSRTPTKRGHSRSRSPQWRRSRSAQRWGRSRSPQRRGRSRSPQRPGWSRSRNTQRRGRSRSARRGRSHSRSPAARGRSRSRTPARRARSRSRTPARRRSRSRTPARRRSRSRTPARRGRSRSRTPARRRSRTRSPVRRRSRSRSPARRSGRSRSRTPARRRSRSRTPARRGRSRSRTPARRGRSRSRTPVRRGRSRSRTPARRRSRSRSLVRRGRSHSRTPQRRGRSGSSSERKNKSRASQRRSRSNSSPEMKKSRVSSRRSRSLSSPRSKAKSRLSLRRSLSGSSPCPKQKSRTPPRRSRSGSSQPKAKSRTPPRRSRSGSSPPSNQKSKTPSRQSCSSSSPQPKVKSGTPPRQGSVTSPQANEQSATPQIQSRSESSPDPEVKSMTPSRHSCSGSSPPRVKSSTPPRGSRSGSSSPQPKVKAVMSPVQSHSGSSSPSPSRVTSKTPPRQSRSESPCSKMESRLLQRHSRSRSSSPDTKVKPGTPPRRSHSGSTSPCPKVKPQTPSGHSLCGSKSPCSQEKSKDLPAQSSGSFSLCPGVKSTTPPGEMYFVSSSLQQKGQSQTSPDPRSDTSSPDMKRSHSESPSLQSKSHTPLKGGRSRSSSPVTELTPRSPPRPDRSELSSLRLKSGMSPEQSKSQSDSFPYPAMDSKSLLGQSRLEPSESKEKTGLLLQEDITVSSPGPRDKSSPFPVQDKSESSPVLRETPKTPSRERGGVGSSPDTKDQSTSAKPSQDEELMDVEKSEESSNQVLSHLSPELKEMAGGNFESSPEIEERPVSLTLDQSQSQTSLEAEVPAVASTWSGPHFSPEHKELSNSSPRENSFGSPLEFRNSGPVAEMNAGFSPEVKEDLNGSFPNQLETDPFVDMKEQSTRSSRRSSSELSPDAVEKAGMSSNQSVSSPVLDAVPRTPSRERSSSASPELKDGLPRTPSRRSRSGSSPGLRDGSGTPSRHSLSGSSPGMKDIPRTPSRGRSECDSSPEPKALPQTPRPRSRSPSSPELNNKCLTPQRERSGSESSVEQKTMARTPLGQRSRSGSSQELDGKPGASPQERSESDSSPDSKAKTRVPLRERSRSGSSPEVDSKARPSPRRSRSGSSPEVKEKLRVAPRAQSGSDSSPEPKAPALRALPRRSRSGSSSKGRGPSPDGSSSSESSPEHPPKSRTARRSSRSSPEPKTKSRTPPRRRSSRSSPELTRKARLSRRSRSASSSPETRSRTPPRRRRSPSVSSPEPAEKSRSSRRRRSASSPRAKTTSRRGRSPSPKPRGLQRSRSRSRREKTRTTRRRDRSGSSQSTSRRRQRSRSRSRVTRRRRGGSGYHSRSPARQESSRTSSRRRRGRSRTPPASRKRSRSRTSPAPWKRSRSRASPATHRRSRSRTPLVSRRRSRSRTSPVSRRRSRSRTSVTRRRSRSRASPVSRRRSRSRTPPVTRRRSRSRTPTRRRSRSRTPPVTRRRSRSRTPPVTRRRSRSRTSPIARRRSRSRTSPVTRRRSRSRTSPVTRRRSRSRTSPVTRRRSRSRTPPAIRRRSRSRTPLLPRKRSRSRSPLAIRRRSRSRTPRTTRGKRSLTRSPPAIRRRSASGSSSDRSRSATPPATRNHSGSRTPPVALNSSRMSCFSRPSMSPTPLDRCRSPGMLEPLGSSRTPMSVLQQAGGSMMDGPGPRIPDHPRTSVPENHAQSRIALALTAISLGTARPPPSMSAAGLAARMSQVPAPVPLMSLRTAPAASLASRIPAASAAAMNLAGARTPAIPTAVNLADSRTPAAAAAMNLASPRTAVAPSAVNLADPRTPTAPAVNLAGARTPAALAALSLTGSGTPPTAANYPSSSRTAQAAAPANLVGPRSAHATAPVNIASSRTPPAMAPASLTSARMAPALSGANLTSPRVPLTAYERVSGRTSPPLLDRARSRTPPGGPGSRTPPSALSQSRMTSERAPSPSRMVQASSQCVLPPAQDRPRSPVPSAFSDQSRALLAQTTPVAGSQSLSSGTVAKTTSSAGDHNGMLSGPVPGVSHPEGGETPASTGAQQPSALATLQPAKERRSSSSSSSSSSSSSSSSSSSSSSSSSGSSSSDSEGSSLPAQPEVALKRVPSPTPAPKEAVREGRPPEPTPAKRKRRSSSSSSSSSSSSSSSSSSSSSSSSSSSSSSSSSSSSSSTSSSPSPAKPGPQALPKPASPKKPPPGERRSRSPRKPIDSLRDSRSLSYSPAERRRPSPQPSPRDQQSSERGSRRGQRGDSRSPGHKRRRETPSPRPVRHRSSRSP from the exons GAGCGGTGGTGCCCCCCCGGGCACGGGGCCATGTACAACGGGATCGGGCTGCCGACGCCCCGGGGCAGCGGCACCAACGGCTACGTCCAGCGCAACCTGTCCCTGGTGCGAGGCCGCCGGGGTGAGCGGCCTGACTACAAGGGAGAGGAGGAACTGCGGCGCCTGGAGGCTGCCCTGGTGAAGCGGCCTAATCCTGACATCCTGGACCACGAGCGCAAGCGGCGCGTGGAGCTGCGATGCCTCGAGCTGGAGGAGATGATGgaagagcaggg GTACGAGGAACAGCAAATTCAGGAAAAAGTGGCTACCTTTCGACTCATGTTGCTGGAGAAGGATGTGAAccctgggggaaaggaagagaccCCAGGGCAGAGGCCAGC gGTAACTGAGACTCACCAGTTGGCAGaactgaatgagaaaaagaatgagcGACTCCGTGCAGCCTTTGGTATCAGTGATTCCTATGTAGATGGCAGCTCTTTTGATCCTCAGCGACGTGCTCGAGAAGCTAAACAACCAGCTCCAGAGCCTCCCAAACCTTACAG CCTTGTCCGGGAGTCCAGCAGTTCTCGCTCACCAACcccaaagcaaaagaagaagaaaaagaagaaagatagagGACG CAGGTCAGAGAGCAGCTCTCCTCGACgagagaggaagaagagttcTAAGAAGAAGAAGCACAG GTCAGAATCTGAATCCAAAAAACGGAAGCATAG GTCTCCCACTCCAAAGAGCAAACGTAAATCTAAGGACAAGAAGCGGAAGCG GTCTCGTAGTACAACACCAGCCCCCAAGAGCCGCCGGGCCCACCGTTCAACGTCTGCTGACTCTGCTTCCTCTTCCGATACTTCCCGCAGTCG GTCTCGAAGTGCGGCAGCAAAGACCCATACAATTACCTTGACTGGGCGAAGTCCTTCCCCTGTTTCAGGGCGTCGAGGGGAGGGAGATGCACCTTCTAAGGAACAAGGTACCACCAACACAGGGCAGCCAAGCAGCCCAGAGCCCTCTACAAAGCAGCCTAGCAGTCCTCATgaggacaaagacaaagacaaggaG AAATCTGCAATTCGACCTAGCCCCTCTCCGGAAAGGAGCAGCGCAGGCCCAGAACCACCTGCTCCCACTCCGCTCCTTGCTGAGCAACATGGCAGCTCCCCACAACCCCTTGCAACAACCACCTTAAGTCAGGAGCCAGTGAACCCCCCATCTGAGGCTTCCCCAACCCGGGGCCGTTCACCACCTAAGTCTCCTGAGAAACCTCCCCAGTCGTCTTCAGAGAGCTGCCCACCATCCCCTCAACCTACCAAAGTTTCTCGACATGCCAGCTCTTCCCCTGAAAGTCCTAAACCTGCACCAGCTCCTGGGTCCCGCCGAGAGATTTCTTCTTCTCCCGCATCCAAGAGTCGCTCACATGGCCGAGCAAAGCGGGATAAGTCACATTCTCATACCCCTTCTCGAAGAGTGGGGAGGTCCCGTAGCCCTACCACCACTAAGAGGGGGCGATCTCGGTCTCGAACCCCTACCAAAAGAGGTCATTCTAGGTCCCGGTCCCCTCAGTGGCGTAGGTCCCGGTCTGCACAGAGGTGGGGACGGTCCAGAAGCCCTCAGCGACGTGGTCGCTCTAGGTCTCCTCAGCGACCAGGCTGGTCTAGAAGCAGAAATACCCAGAGAAGAGGCAGGTCTAGATCAGCAAGGCGAGGCAGGTCTCATTCTAGATCCCCAGCCGCTAGGGGCAGATCTCGTTCTAGAACGCCAGCCCGCCGGGCTAGATCTCGCTCTAGAACGCCTGCCAGGCGGAGATCACGATCCAGAACACCTGCCAGGCGTAGGTCCCGCTCTAGAACACCAGCCCGGAGAGGCAGGTCTCGCTCTAGGACACCTGCTAGGCGCAGATCTAGGACCCGATCGCCAGTACGACGGAGGTCTCGTAGCAGATCACCAGCCAGGAGAAGTGGCAGGTCACGCTCTAGAACTCCAGCCAGACGTCGGTCACGCTCTAGAACACCAGCCAGGAGAGGGAGGTCTCGGTCTAGGACACCGGCAAGACGAGGACGATCTCGGTCTAGGACACCCGTAAGACGAGGACGATCTCGGTCTAGGACACCAGCAAGACGAAGATCTCGTAGTAGAAGTCTAGTTAGACGAGGAAGATCTCATTCTAGAACACCACAAAGAAGAGGCAGGTCTGGTTCATCATCAGAGCGGAAGAACAAATCCAGAGCATCACAGAGGAGGAGCAGGTCCAACTCAAGCCCGGAAATGAAAAAATCTCGAGTTTCTTCAAGACGGAGCAGGTCTCTCTCTTCACCGCGGTCCAAAGCAAAATCTCGCTTGTCTTTGAGGCGAAGCCTTTCGGGATCCTCTCCGTGTCCGAAACAAAAGTCTCGGACACCACCAAGGCGCAGTCGCTCTGGATCATCCCAGCCGAAAGCTAAATCTAGAACACCACCAAGGCGAAGTCGTTCTGGTTCTTCTCCTCCTTCTAACCAGAAATCTAAAACACCTTCAAGACAGAGTTGTTCCAGTTCATCTCCTCAACCTAAAGTGAAGTCTGGAACACCACCAAGGCAAGGGTCTGTAACAAGTCCCCAGGCAAATGAACAATCTGCGACACCACAAATACAGAGCCGTTCAGAATCATCACCTGACCCTGAGGTGAAATCTATGACCCCTTCAAGACATAGCTGCTCTGGGTCCTCTCCTCCTAGAGTGAAATCTAGCACCCCTCCAAGAGGGAGCCGCTCTGGATCGTCATCTCCACAACCCAAAGTGAAGGCAGTAATGTCACCAGTCCAAAGTCATTCTGGCTCCTCTTCTCCAAGTCCTAGTAGGGTAACCTCTAAAACACCGCCAAGGCAAAGCAGATCAGAGTCTCCTTGCTCCAAGATGGAATCTAGATTGTTGCAGAGACACAGCCGTTCTAGGTCCTCTTCACCAGATACCAAAGTGAAACCTGGAACACCACCAAGACGAAGTCACTCAGGGTCTACTTCACCATGCCCTAAAGTTAAGCCCCAAACTCCATCAGGGCACAGTCTTTGTGGATCTAAGTCCCCATGTTCCCAAGAGAAGTCTAAAGACTTACCAGCACAAAGTTCtggatccttctctctctgtccaggAGTAAAGTCTACCACACCACCAGGAGAAATGTATTTTGTCTCCTCTTCTCTGCAACAGAAAGGACAATCACAGACTTCACCAGACCCTAGATCTGATACTTCAAGTCCAGACATGAAACGGAGTCACTCTGAGTCTCCGTCTCTGCAGAGCAAATCTCACACACCTCTTAAGGGTGGCCGGTCCAGGTCTTCATCTCCAGTCACTGAGCTGACACCCAGATCTCCACCAAGACCAGACAGAAGTGAATTGTCAAGTCTTAGGCTAAAATCTGGAATGTCTCCTGAGCAGAGCAAGTCTCAGTCTGACTCTTTCCCATATCCTGCCATGGACTCTAAATCTCTTTTGGGGCAGAGTAGATTGGAGCCTTCTGagtcaaaagagaaaacaggcttACTCCTTCAGGAAGATATTACTGTGTCATCTCCTGGACCAAGAGACAAATCTAGTCCTTTCCCAGTGCAGGATAAATCTGAGTCCTCACCAGTACTCAGAGAGACACCTAAAACCCCATCAAGGGAAAGAGGTGGTGTTGGGTCATCCCCAGATACAAAAGACCAAAGTACGTCAGCTAAGCCAAGCCAAGATGAGGAATTAATGGACGTCGAGAAATCTGAAGAATCCTCAAACCAGGTCCTCTCTCATTTGTCTCCAGAACTTAAAGAAATGGCTGGAGGTAATTTTGAATCCTCACCTGAAATAGAAGAAAGACCTGTGTCTTTGACTCTTGACCAAAGCCAGTCACAGACTTCTTTGGAAGCAGAAGTCCCTGCAGTGGCCTCAACTTGGAGTGGGCCACATTTTTCTCCAGAGCATAAAGAGCTGTCTAATTCCTCCCCGAGGGAGAATAGCTTTGGATCACCTTTAGAATTTAGAAACTCAGGCCCTGTTGCAGAAATGAATGCTGGGTTTTCTCCTGAGGTTAAAGAAGATTTGAATGGATCTTTTCCTAATCAGCTGGAGACAGATCCATTTGTAGACATGAAAGAACAATCCACCAGGTCCTCCAGACGCAGCAGTTCTGAGTTATCGCCAGATGCAGTGGAAAAAGCAGGAATGTCTTCAAATCAGAGTGTTTCTTCGCCAGTGCTTGATGCTGTACCCAGAACACCATCGAGGGAAAGAAGTAGCTCTGCATCTCCTGAACTGAAAGACGGTTTACCCAGAACCCCCTCAAGGAGAAGCAGGTCTGGGTCTTCTCCAGGACTTAGAGATGGGTCTGGGACTCCCTCGAGGCACAGTTTATCTGGGTCCTCTCCTGGAATGAAAGATATACCTAGAACACCGTCTAGGGGGAGAAGTGAATGTGATTCTTCTCCAGAACCAAAAGCTTTGCCCCAGACTCCTAGGCCAAGGAGTCGTTCTCCATCATCTCCAGAGCTCAACAACAAGTGTCTTACCCCCCAGAGAGAACGAAGTGGGTCAGAGTCATCAgttgaacagaagaccatggctaGGACTCCTCTTGGACAGAGAAGTCGATCTGGGTCTTCTCAAGAACTTGATGGGAAGCCCGGTGCATCCCCTCAAGAAAGAAGTGAATCAGACTCTTCTCCAGATTCCAAAGCTAAGACACGAGTACCACTTAGAGAAAGGAGTCGGTCTGGGTCGTCTCCAGAGGTTGATAGCAAAGCCCGACCTTCTCCTCGCCGTAGTAGGTCTGGCTCATCCCCTGAAGTTAAAGAGAAGCTGAGAGTGGCACCCAGGGCACAGAGCGGTTCTGATTCTTCTCCTGAACCCAAGGCTCCTGCCCTTCGAGCTCTTCCCAGACGAAGCAGGTCAGGTTCATCGAGCAAAGGCAGAGGCCCTTCTCCTGACGGAAGCAGCAGTTCAGAGTCCTCTCCAGAACACCCACCCAAATCCAGAACTGCTAGAAGAAGCTCTAGGTCATCACCAGAGCCCAAGACCAAGTCCCGCACTCCACCTCGCCGTCGCAGCTCTAGATCGTCTCCTGAGCTGACTAGGAAGGCCAGGCTGTCTCGTAGAAGCCGCTCTGCATCGTCCTCACCAGAGACCCGTTCTAGAACCCCCCCGAGACGTCGAAGAAGTCCTTCAGTGTCTTCCCCAGAGCCAGCTGAAAAGTCAAGATCCTCACGCCGGCGGCGCTCAGCTTCATCCCCACGTGCTAAGACAACTTCAAGGAGAGGCCGTTCTCCTTCACCAAAGCCTCGTGGGCTTCAGAGGTCCCGTTCCCgctcaaggagagagaaaaccagaacAACTCGACGTCGAGATAGGTCTGGATCTTCTCAGTCAACTTCGCGGAGAAGACAGCGGAGCCGGTCGAGGTCTCGGGTCACTCGGCGGCGGAGGGGAGGCTCTGGTTACCACTCAAGGTCACCTGCCCGGCAGGAGAGTTCCCGAACTTCTTCCCGACGCCGAAGAGGCCGTTCTCGGACACCCCCAGCCAGTCGGAAGCGGTCCCGCTCTCGTACATCACCAGCTCCGTGGAAACGCTCACGGTCTCGGGCCTCTCCAGCCACTCACCGACGGTCCAGGTCCAGAACACCTTTGGTCAGCCGCCGTAGGTCCAGGTCTCGAACTTCACCAGTCAGTCGGAGACGATCAAGGTCCAGGACATCAGTGACTCGACGAAGATCTCGATCCAGAGCATCGCCAGTGAGTCGAAGGCGATCCAGGTCTAGAACACCACCAGTAACCCGCCGTCGTTCAAGATCCAGAACCCCAACACGCCGGCGCTCCCGTTCCAGAACTCCACCGGTGACTCGAAGAAGGTCCAGATCTAGGACTCCACCAGTGACCAGGAGGCGATCTCGAAGCAGAACTTCCCCTATCGCTCGCAGAAGATCGAGATCCAGAACGTCTCCAGTCACCCGTAGGAGATCTCGATCTCGCACATCTCCAGTAACTCGAAGGAGGTCCCGCTCTCGAACCTCTCCGGTGACACGCCGCCGATCTCGGTCCCGAACACCTCCTGCTATTCGGCGTCGCTCTAGATCTCGGACCCCACTGTTGCCACGCAAGCGTTCTCGAAGTCGCTCTCCCCTTGCCATCCGTCGCCGTTCCAGATCCCGTACTCCACGAACAACTCGGGGCAAACGGTCCTTAACAAGATCTCCTCCCGCCATCCGAAGACGTTCTGCATCCGGAAGTAGTTCTGATCGTTCACGTTCTGCTACTCCTCCGGCAACGAGAAATCATTCTGGTTCTCGGACCCCTCCAGTAGCGCTCAATAGCTCCAGAATGAGCTGTTTCAGTCGTCCTAGCATGTCACCAACTCCTCTGGACCGCTGTCGATCACCTGGAATGCTAGAACCCCTTGGCAGCTCTAGAACACCTATGTCTGTCCTGCAGCAAGCTGGTGGCTCCATGATGGATGGTCCAGGTCCCCGAATTCCTGATCACCCGAGAACATCTGTGCCAGAAAATCATGCACAGTCTAGAATCGCACTTGCCCTGACAGCCATCAGTCTTGGCACTGCTCGGCCGCCTCCATCCATGTCTGCTGCTGGCCTTGCTGCAAGAATGTCCCAGGTCCCAGCTCCAGTGCCTCTCATGAGTCTCAGAACGGCTCCAGCTGCCAGTCTTGCCAGCAGGATTCCTGCAGCTTCTGCAGCAGCGATGAATCTGGCCGGTGCCAGGACACCTGCCATACCAACAGCAGTGAACCTGGCTGACTCCAGAACGCCAGCTGCGGCAGCAGCCATGAACTTGGCCAGCCCCAGAACAGCAGTGGCACCTTCTGCTGTGAACCTCGCTGACCCTCGCACCCCTACAGCCCCGGCTGTGAATCTAGCAGGAGCCAGAACCCCGGCTGCCTTGGCAGCTCTGAGTCTCACCGGCTCTGGCACTCCCCCGACCGCTGCAAACTATCCCTCCAGCTCCAGAACAGCCCAGGCTGCAGCCCCTGCAAACCTGGTGGGTCCTAGATCTGCACATGCTACAGCTCCTGTGAATATTGCCAGCTCCAGAACCCCTCCAGCCATGGCACCTGCAAGCCTCACCAGTGCTAGGATGGCTCCAGCCTTGTCTGGTGCAAACCTTACCAGTCCCCGGGTGCCCCTCACTGCTTACGAACGTGTTAGTGGTAGAACCTCACCACCACTTCTTGACCGAGCCAGATCCAGAACCCCACCAGGAGGCCCAGGCTCCAGAACCCCACCGTCTGCCCTCAGCCAGTCTAGAATGACCTCTGAGCGGGCTCCCTCTCCTTCTAGAATGGTCCAGGCTTCCTCCCAGTGTGTTCTTCCTCCAGCTCAGGATCGACCTAGGTCCCCTGTGCCATCTGCTTTTTCTGACCAGTCCCGAGCTTTGCTTGCCCAGACCACCCCTGTAGCAGGGTCTCAGTCCCTCTCCTCTGGGACGGTGGCAAAGACCACGTCCTCTGCTGGTGACCACAACGGCATGCTCTCTGGTCCTGTCCCTGGGGTGTCCCACCCTGAGGGTGGGGAAACACCGGCCTCCACGGGGGCCCAGCAGCCTTCTGCATTGGCCACCCTGCAGCCGGCAAAGGAGCGGCGgagttcctcctcctcctcctcatccagctcctcctcttcatcctcgTCAtcgtcctcttcctcctcctcttcctccggTTCCAGTTCTAGCGACTCGGAGGGCTCTAGCCTTCCTGCTCAACCTGAGGTAGCGCTGAAGAG ggtccccagccccaccccggcccccaaGGAGGCTGTTCGAGAGGGACGTCCTCCGGAGCCGACCCCGGCCAAGCGGAAGAGGCGCTCCAGTAGCTCCAgttccagctcctcctcctcctcttcctcctcctcctcctcttcctcctcctcctcttcctcctcctcctcctcctcctcttcgtcctcctcttcctcctctacttcttcgtccccctcccccgctaaGCCTGGCCCTCAGGCCTTGCCCAAACCTGCAAGCCCCAAGAAGCCACCCCCCGGCGAGCGGAG GTCCCGTAGTCCCCGGAAGCCAATAGATTCCCTCCGAGATTCTCGGTCCCTCAGCTACTCGCCTGCGGAGCGCCGCCGCCCTTCGCCTCAGCCCTCGCCACGGGACCAGCAGAG CAGCGAGCGGGGTTCCCGCAGAGGCCAGCGTGGGGACAGCCGCTCCCCTGGCCACAAGCGCAGGAGGGAGACACCCAGCCCCCGCCCCGTGCGGCACCGCTCGTCCAG GTCTCCTTGA